The Hemiscyllium ocellatum isolate sHemOce1 chromosome 1, sHemOce1.pat.X.cur, whole genome shotgun sequence DNA window TCGAAGCCTGGTATTGCCTGGAGGACTAACAGCAATGACCGCAGTTCCATTCTGCAGGTATCTACCTCAATAGGGGAATCAAATATTTTGTAATGTCTCCCGGAGAGATATCTGGTCCTGATTTTGCTCTCAAGCATGCTCCTTCTTGGGCTGGCTACTATTTTCCTACAGTGCAATGATTGGGGTTGAAGTTACAATATGCAATCATGTCTCTCAGTGGCCTTGAGTGCCTCATGCATGCTCGCAGCTGAAAGCCTCCTGTTGATGTTTCTGTACTTGCAACGCAGCAGGCTCCAGAAAGTAGTCCTCAGGTCTCGGTTGAAAAAGGCGTAGATGAGTGGGTTGATGAGGGAGTTGGTGTATCCCAACCACAGCAACGTTCTCTCCAACCTCAGCGGCATGCAACTGCATTCGATCCCGCAAATGAAGGGCCGGGCGGCAGAGAGCAGGAAAAAAGGCAGCCAGCAGAAGGTGAAGGCTCCAACAATGATCCCCAGGGTCCGGGCAGCCTTCTGCTCCCTCTTGAAGATAGAAATGTTCTTGCGATCGTGCCTGAGGAGCTTAGATAAGGTGGCACACTCCTCTGCGGCCTTGAACCTCTTGGTGGCATGGTGGGCTCGAATGTCCTCCTCCATGTTGTAGACTCCATCCTGCTCATATTGACGGGGGATACTCATGAACTTGTGCTTTTCCGCACTTACCTTAGCAGCTTTGTATATCCGGTAATACATAATCAGCATGACCGTCATGGGAATATAAAAAGCTACTCCCGTGGAGTAGACAGTGTAGCCAAAGTCTTGGCTGATGAGACACATCCGGTCCACCGTGACATTTTTAGCCCAACCAAACAATGGCGGGAGGGTTATGGATGCTGAAAGGAGCCAAACGGTGATCACCATCTTGGCCATTGATCTTCCATTCTGTCTCACTGGGTATGTCAAAGGGCGTGTTATTCCCAGGTATCTGAAACATACAATTAGCGAAAATGATTTATCAATTCTAACTGCTCTTTAATGTAAAACAGAAGCTGCTGCTTATTTCACATTGTCACTCTTTAAATCACGAACCGATCACTTTTTTTATCGATACCATTCTCTTACATATCTTGTCATTAAACAATGGAATTTGATTAATGCAACAAGCTTTGAGCCTCAGAGTTCATtgaaggatggcatggtggctcagtggttagcactgctgcctgccttacagtgccaggcacctgggttcgcttccattctcatgcaactgtgtgtgtggagtttgtacattctccctgtgtctgtgcgggcttcctctgggtgctccagttacctcccacaatcaaaatatgtgcagattatgtgaatatgtaggttaggtgcctaAGTCAGTGGTTAAATAATGTGGCTGGgtagattactcttcggagggtcaatatggacctgttgggtcgaagggcctgtttccacactgtagggattctacgattctaacTGCTTGCTTCCATGTTGTTCACAGAAGTTCTGAACTAGATTACtgctttcatcttgcactcatcaggacatctTGCAAGATCTTGCTATCCATGAAAACTGATTGATAGCTAACAGACAGCCTTTGTTAAACTTTCATCCagacaggttgactctgattggacAGGGCATTCCCTTAGAAATGAACCAGCAAAATAGATGGTATCTATTTTGTTGAAAAAGACATTGATTTGCAGAATATGGAAAGTGGGGTGCTACAAGAGTCAATGCTGTTCCCTAAatgttttacaatttatatcaatgactcaaataaagagatcaaaggaATGATAGTTAAATTCACAGACGTCACCAAGAAAGACAGGAAAGCATGTACAAAAAGGCATAAGGAGGCTgcaagcgcacacacacacgcacagacacgcacacataaacacgcatgcacatacacacgcacagacacacacacacacacacacacacacacgcacacataaacacgcatgcacacacggaaagacacacacacacacacacacacacaaacatgcatgcacacacacacacaaacatgcatacacacacacatgcacaaacacacacacacaaacacatgcacatacacacgcacagacacacacacacacaggcgcgcgcacacac harbors:
- the LOC132820879 gene encoding 5-hydroxytryptamine receptor 7-like, which encodes MVLRSQPILLSHRSLGEPDSGGQWQELPLGSFPELLNLTNSTDCGEDILLYGDVEKVIIGIVLSIITVWTIAGNSLVIISVCIVKKLRQPSNYLVVSLAAADLSVALAVMPFVIITDLVGGEWLFGKVFCNVFIAMDVMCCTASIMTLCVISVDRYLGITRPLTYPVRQNGRSMAKMVITVWLLSASITLPPLFGWAKNVTVDRMCLISQDFGYTVYSTGVAFYIPMTVMLIMYYRIYKAAKVSAEKHKFMSIPRQYEQDGVYNMEEDIRAHHATKRFKAAEECATLSKLLRHDRKNISIFKREQKAARTLGIIVGAFTFCWLPFFLLSAARPFICGIECSCMPLRLERTLLWLGYTNSLINPLIYAFFNRDLRTTFWSLLRCKYRNINRRLSAASMHEALKATERHDCIL